In a single window of the Pseudomonas oryzihabitans genome:
- a CDS encoding argininosuccinate synthase, which yields MADVKKVVLAYSGGLDTSVILKWLQDTYNCEVVTFTADLGQGEEVEPARAKAQAMGVKEIYIDDLREEFVRDFVYPMFRANTVYEGEYLLGTSIARPLIAKRLIEIANETGADAISHGATGKGNDQVRFELGAYALKPGVKVIAPWREWDLLSREKLMDYAEKHQIPIERHGKKKSPYSMDANLLHISYEGGVLEDTWTEHEEDMWRWTKSPEAAPDTPTYIELTYRAGDIVAIDGKELSPATVLAELNRIGGENGIGRLDIVENRYVGMKSRGCYETPGGTIMLKAHRAIESITLDREVAHLKDELMPKYASLIYTGYWWSPERLMLQKMIDASQASVNGVVRLKLYKGNVIVVGRKSDESLFDANIATFEEDGGAYNQADAAGFIKLNALRMRIAAGKGRTLL from the coding sequence ATGGCGGATGTGAAGAAGGTAGTCCTGGCGTATTCCGGCGGCCTGGACACCTCGGTGATCCTCAAGTGGCTGCAGGATACCTATAACTGCGAAGTGGTGACCTTCACCGCTGACCTCGGCCAGGGCGAGGAAGTCGAACCGGCACGCGCCAAGGCCCAGGCCATGGGCGTCAAGGAAATCTACATCGACGACCTGCGTGAAGAGTTCGTCCGCGACTTCGTCTACCCGATGTTCCGCGCCAATACCGTCTACGAAGGCGAGTACCTGCTGGGTACGTCCATCGCCCGTCCGCTGATCGCCAAGCGCCTGATCGAGATCGCCAACGAGACCGGCGCCGATGCCATCTCCCACGGCGCCACCGGCAAGGGCAACGACCAGGTGCGCTTCGAGCTGGGCGCCTATGCGCTCAAGCCGGGCGTCAAGGTGATCGCCCCCTGGCGCGAGTGGGACCTGCTCTCCCGCGAGAAGCTGATGGACTACGCCGAAAAGCACCAGATCCCGATCGAGCGTCACGGCAAGAAGAAGTCGCCGTACTCCATGGATGCCAACCTGCTGCACATCTCCTATGAGGGTGGCGTGCTGGAAGACACCTGGACCGAGCACGAAGAAGACATGTGGCGCTGGACCAAGTCCCCGGAAGCCGCGCCGGACACCCCGACCTACATCGAGCTGACCTACCGCGCCGGTGACATCGTCGCCATCGATGGCAAGGAGCTGAGCCCGGCGACCGTGCTGGCCGAGCTCAACCGCATCGGCGGCGAGAACGGCATCGGTCGCCTGGACATCGTCGAGAACCGCTATGTGGGCATGAAGTCCCGTGGCTGCTACGAGACCCCCGGTGGCACCATCATGCTCAAGGCGCACCGCGCCATCGAGTCCATCACCCTCGACCGCGAAGTGGCCCACCTCAAGGACGAGCTGATGCCCAAGTACGCCAGCCTGATCTACACCGGCTACTGGTGGAGTCCGGAGCGGCTGATGCTGCAGAAGATGATCGACGCCTCCCAGGCCAGCGTGAACGGCGTGGTACGCCTGAAGCTGTACAAGGGCAACGTCATCGTCGTCGGTCGCAAATCCGACGAGTCGCTGTTCGACGCCAACATCGCCACCTTCGAAGAAGACGGCGGCGCGTACAACCAGGCCGACGCGGCGGGCTTCATCAAGCTCAACGCCCTGCGCATGCGCATTGCCGCGGGCAAGGGTCGCACCCTGCTGTAA
- a CDS encoding PA3496 family putative envelope integrity protein: protein MAEDKSDIDVDDDFESDGEAPETVEPVVSKTNLTKRRLIDDMLEERRLKRQISEYDFDL from the coding sequence ATGGCCGAAGACAAAAGCGATATCGATGTAGACGACGATTTCGAGAGCGATGGCGAAGCGCCCGAAACGGTGGAACCCGTCGTCAGCAAGACCAACCTGACCAAGCGGCGCCTGATCGACGACATGCTCGAAGAACGCCGACTCAAGCGGCAGATCTCCGAGTACGACTTCGACCTGTAA
- the nth gene encoding endonuclease III gives MNAAKRLEIFRRLHEDNPDPKTELAYASPFELLIAVILSAQATDVSVNKATARLYPVANTPQAILDLGVAGLSEYIKTIGLYNGKAKNVIETCRLLLERHGGEVPQTREALEALPGVGRKTANVVLNTAFRQIAMAVDTHIFRVSNRTNLAPGKNVVVVELKLLKVVPKDYLLDAHHWLILHGRYVCQARKPRCGSCRIEDLCEYKAKTSDD, from the coding sequence ATGAACGCCGCCAAACGCCTGGAAATCTTTCGTCGTCTGCACGAGGACAATCCCGACCCCAAGACGGAGTTGGCCTATGCCTCGCCCTTCGAGTTGCTGATCGCGGTGATCCTCTCCGCCCAGGCCACCGACGTCAGCGTCAACAAGGCCACCGCGCGCCTCTATCCGGTGGCTAACACGCCCCAGGCCATCCTCGACCTGGGCGTGGCAGGGCTGTCGGAGTACATCAAGACCATCGGCCTCTACAACGGCAAGGCCAAGAACGTCATCGAAACCTGCCGGCTGCTGCTGGAGCGCCATGGCGGCGAGGTACCCCAGACCCGCGAAGCCCTGGAAGCCCTGCCCGGGGTCGGTCGCAAGACCGCCAACGTGGTGCTCAACACGGCCTTCCGGCAGATCGCCATGGCGGTGGATACCCACATCTTCCGGGTCAGCAACAGGACCAACCTGGCCCCCGGCAAGAACGTGGTGGTGGTCGAGCTCAAGCTGCTCAAGGTGGTGCCCAAGGATTACCTGCTGGATGCCCACCACTGGCTCATCCTGCATGGCCGCTACGTCTGCCAGGCGCGTAAGCCTCGCTGTGGCAGTTGCCGCATCGAGGACCTCTGCGAATACAAGGCAAAAACCTCGGACGATTGA
- a CDS encoding RnfABCDGE type electron transport complex subunit B: MNAHATLITAIDALLPQTQCGKCGHPGCQPYAAGIAAGEAHNKCPPGGAATIVELSALLQRPTLPLDSPYPVTPSQRAVIREAECIGCTKCIQVCPTDAILGAAKLMHTVIESECSGCELCLAPCPVDCIDLVAVPAPVDRQAERQRAQYYRSRFDTRQARLQRDRERLDAERQRRQVPPATATVAEPPATAESSLKPLKIAAAMARVALQKAERQLVQYGTPALETQVQQLREAAQQAQAALDKAQQAPVTASAPALATVATDPAALKQARIAATLARAQLTKAERAFGATPTAEQREQLEALGSAAQQAASHLAALEERTAR, from the coding sequence ATGAACGCCCACGCTACCCTCATCACCGCCATCGACGCCCTGCTGCCCCAGACCCAATGCGGCAAGTGTGGCCATCCCGGCTGCCAGCCCTATGCCGCCGGCATCGCCGCGGGCGAGGCGCACAACAAGTGCCCGCCCGGGGGCGCAGCCACCATCGTCGAGCTTTCGGCCCTGCTGCAGCGCCCGACCCTGCCACTGGACTCGCCCTATCCGGTCACGCCTAGCCAGCGTGCGGTGATTCGCGAAGCCGAGTGCATCGGTTGTACCAAGTGCATCCAGGTCTGCCCCACCGACGCCATACTTGGCGCGGCCAAGCTGATGCACACGGTCATCGAAAGCGAATGCAGTGGTTGCGAGCTGTGCCTGGCGCCCTGTCCGGTGGACTGCATCGATCTGGTGGCGGTACCGGCACCGGTCGATCGCCAGGCTGAACGTCAGCGCGCGCAGTACTACCGCAGCCGTTTCGACACCCGCCAGGCACGCCTGCAGCGGGACCGCGAACGGCTGGACGCCGAGCGCCAGCGCCGTCAGGTGCCACCTGCGACCGCCACGGTTGCAGAGCCCCCCGCCACGGCGGAATCCTCGCTCAAGCCGCTGAAGATCGCTGCCGCCATGGCGCGTGTCGCCCTGCAGAAGGCCGAACGGCAACTGGTCCAATACGGCACGCCCGCGCTGGAAACCCAGGTACAGCAGTTGCGTGAAGCCGCCCAGCAGGCCCAGGCGGCCCTGGACAAGGCGCAGCAAGCGCCCGTCACTGCCAGCGCACCTGCCCTGGCGACGGTCGCTACCGATCCCGCCGCCCTCAAGCAGGCGCGGATCGCCGCCACCCTGGCGCGTGCCCAGCTGACCAAGGCCGAACGCGCCTTTGGGGCCACGCCCACCGCCGAACAGCGCGAGCAACTCGAAGCGCTGGGCAGCGCCGCGCAGCAGGCCGCCTCTCATCTCGCCGCCCTCGAAGAGCGAACCGCCCGATGA